Proteins from a genomic interval of Dendropsophus ebraccatus isolate aDenEbr1 chromosome 6, aDenEbr1.pat, whole genome shotgun sequence:
- the LOC138794500 gene encoding putative uncharacterized protein DDB_G0271982 isoform X1, whose translation MMLDMKSAESVLLSVDDNKPWIEDEDEGPDEIWISAVRSAPHVFCDGYIEKNLWIPRLRPIREESARDFERQLKMDKKMERHARKKEEQEKRLAMEKIKMLEKQREAERKMESRIQRKARKNERRERRLAMIRSIFCCCCRPAVVE comes from the exons TCTGCAGAAAGCGTCTTGCTAT CTGTAGATGACAACAAACCCTG GATTGAGGATGAGGACGAGGGACCGGATGAGAT ATGGATCTCCGCGGTGCGCTCGGCCCCTCATGTTTTCTG TGATGGCTACATAGAAAAGAACCTTTGGATCCCCCGCCTCCGTCCCATCAG GGAGGAATCGGCAAGAGATTTTGAGAGGCAGCTCAAAATGGACAAGAAGATGGAGCGTCATGCTCGCAAAAAGGAAGAGCAAGAGAAGCGTCTGGCCAT GGAGAAGATAAAAATGCTGGAAAAGCAGCGAGAGGCTGAGAGGAAGATGGAGAGTAGGATCCAGCGTAAAGCTCGGAAGAACGAGAGAAGAGAGAGACGTCTGGCCAT GATAAGATCCATCTTCTGCTGTTGCTGCCGCCCGGCCGTCGTGGAGTAA
- the LOC138794500 gene encoding uncharacterized protein isoform X2 has protein sequence MMLDMKSAESVLLSVDDNKPWIEDEDEGPDEIWISAVRSAPHVFCDGYIEKNLWIPRLRPIREESARDFERQLKMDKKMERHARKKEEQEKRLAMIRSIFCCCCRPAVVE, from the exons TCTGCAGAAAGCGTCTTGCTAT CTGTAGATGACAACAAACCCTG GATTGAGGATGAGGACGAGGGACCGGATGAGAT ATGGATCTCCGCGGTGCGCTCGGCCCCTCATGTTTTCTG TGATGGCTACATAGAAAAGAACCTTTGGATCCCCCGCCTCCGTCCCATCAG GGAGGAATCGGCAAGAGATTTTGAGAGGCAGCTCAAAATGGACAAGAAGATGGAGCGTCATGCTCGCAAAAAGGAAGAGCAAGAGAAGCGTCTGGCCAT GATAAGATCCATCTTCTGCTGTTGCTGCCGCCCGGCCGTCGTGGAGTAA